One Streptomyces sp. NBC_00223 genomic window carries:
- a CDS encoding glycoside hydrolase family 3 C-terminal domain-containing protein, translated as MRMARLAVAAAAAAALAVPLAVPAAAGIVSGSPGGDGGGSAARPWLNTRLPLEKRVDLLLKQLTNPEKASLMTSVDRPSGSHATGWIPGIDRLGVPGLAFTDGPGGVRDGEPATALPSPVSLAASFDTELARRYGTVLGTEARSRGYQVVYGPMVNIVRTPLGGRDFETLGEDPALAGEIGASEIRGIQAQGVAAQVKHYAGNNQENARMTSSSDIDERTLHEIYLPAFEAAVKDAGVWSVMCAYNKVNGTYACENAQILRDVLIDTWKFDGVVDTDYPANHSTVASALAGLDQEFSGTTYFQQLPAAVAAGQVPQSVLDDAARRILRLEFRTGQFDPRTAHTADYGKDSAFAREAAEDGSVLLKNDRSLLPLDTKKLTSVAVIGPNADTAVTGGGGSSAVTPYTTVDPVAGLRARLGGKVAVTSVKAGQGSGFPAIPASALSGLKGEYFANKTLSGTPALTRDDPDIDFDWVLGSPDPSIPVDGFSARWTGTVTAPATAAYTFSATSDDGSRIYLDDKLIVDNWSDHAASTVKSTPVQLTAGQPHALRVEFYDNAQNASVSVGWTAPGVPDPSLTAAAEAAAKADVAVVVVGDSSSEGSDRTTLALPGNEDALIGAVAAANPRTVVVVRAGAPVLMPWLSQVPAVLDMWYPGQEDGNALAALLTGDAEPGGRLPVSFPASDTQTATAAAPGRYPAVNGVYDYSEGLDVGYRWYDQEGQTPLFPFGYGLSYTTFRQSHLKVSPERIDATTRGSAKVTVSVDVTNTGRRTGTDVVQVYLGHPAGSGEPPKALKAFAKVELAPGRTRTVRLTLTQDDLRVWDTDAHDWTVLKGRYPVYVGRSAADTALAGSVTVTKTVGAQYVALSAAATTDAGTTQTVKTTFTNTGDHTVTGLRLGLTVPKGWTAAPAPGSRTTVTSVKAHTSVGASWTVKAPASAPAGDATLTARADYVLDGRQSRTADATTTVPYATTAAAYNNTGISADSDPSTGKLDPGGYSLSATQLAAVGYTPGATVTANGLPYLWPDTRPGDPDNIAAAGQVIRVHGQGSRLGLLGTGIGAAQSGTVTVTYTDGTTARLTVDLPDWYSNKASGNAQLAVTTANWNRPPGDTLGNHAVSLYTTGGALDPTRTVATVTLPVNSGFHVFALSVG; from the coding sequence ATGCGCATGGCCCGCCTCGCGGTCGCCGCGGCCGCAGCCGCCGCTCTGGCCGTACCCCTGGCAGTTCCGGCAGCCGCCGGAATCGTTTCCGGAAGTCCCGGCGGCGACGGCGGCGGCTCCGCCGCCCGGCCCTGGCTCAACACCCGACTGCCGCTGGAGAAACGGGTCGACCTGCTGCTCAAGCAGCTGACCAACCCCGAGAAGGCGTCGCTCATGACGTCGGTGGACCGGCCCAGCGGCTCGCACGCCACCGGCTGGATACCCGGGATCGACCGGCTCGGCGTACCGGGGCTGGCCTTCACCGACGGACCCGGCGGCGTACGGGACGGCGAGCCCGCCACCGCACTGCCCTCGCCGGTCTCGCTGGCCGCGTCCTTCGACACCGAACTCGCCCGCCGCTACGGCACGGTGCTGGGCACCGAGGCCAGGTCCCGCGGCTACCAGGTCGTCTACGGCCCCATGGTGAACATCGTGCGCACCCCGCTGGGCGGCCGCGACTTCGAGACGCTCGGCGAGGACCCGGCGCTGGCCGGGGAGATCGGCGCCTCGGAGATCAGGGGCATCCAGGCCCAGGGAGTCGCCGCGCAGGTCAAGCACTACGCGGGCAACAACCAGGAGAACGCCCGGATGACGTCCAGTTCGGACATCGACGAGCGGACCCTGCACGAGATCTATCTGCCCGCCTTCGAGGCCGCGGTCAAGGACGCCGGCGTGTGGTCCGTGATGTGCGCGTACAACAAGGTCAACGGCACCTACGCGTGCGAGAACGCGCAGATCCTGCGGGACGTGCTCATCGACACCTGGAAGTTCGACGGAGTGGTCGACACCGACTACCCCGCCAACCACAGCACGGTCGCCTCCGCGCTGGCGGGCCTCGACCAGGAGTTCAGCGGCACGACGTACTTCCAGCAACTCCCTGCCGCGGTCGCCGCCGGACAGGTCCCGCAGTCCGTACTGGACGACGCGGCCCGCCGTATCCTCCGACTGGAGTTCCGCACCGGCCAGTTCGACCCGAGGACCGCGCACACCGCCGACTACGGCAAGGACAGCGCCTTCGCCCGCGAGGCGGCCGAGGACGGCAGCGTCCTGCTCAAGAACGACAGGTCGCTGCTCCCGCTCGACACCAAGAAGCTGACCTCGGTCGCCGTCATCGGCCCCAACGCCGACACGGCCGTGACCGGCGGCGGGGGCAGCTCCGCCGTCACCCCGTACACGACGGTCGACCCGGTGGCGGGGCTCAGGGCCCGGCTGGGCGGCAAGGTCGCCGTCACCTCGGTCAAGGCCGGTCAGGGCAGCGGCTTCCCGGCGATCCCGGCCTCCGCGCTGAGCGGTCTCAAGGGCGAGTACTTCGCCAACAAGACGCTCTCCGGCACCCCCGCGCTCACCCGTGACGACCCGGACATCGACTTCGACTGGGTGCTCGGCTCCCCGGACCCGAGCATCCCCGTGGACGGCTTCTCGGCGCGCTGGACCGGTACGGTCACCGCCCCGGCCACGGCCGCCTACACCTTCTCCGCGACCAGTGACGACGGCAGCCGGATCTACCTCGACGACAAGCTGATCGTCGACAACTGGTCCGACCACGCCGCCTCGACGGTCAAGAGCACCCCGGTCCAGCTGACCGCAGGCCAACCGCACGCCCTGCGGGTGGAGTTCTACGACAACGCGCAGAACGCCTCGGTCAGCGTGGGCTGGACCGCCCCGGGCGTGCCCGACCCGAGCCTGACGGCGGCCGCCGAGGCCGCGGCCAAGGCCGATGTCGCGGTCGTCGTGGTGGGCGACTCGTCGAGCGAGGGCTCGGACCGTACGACGCTGGCGCTGCCGGGCAACGAGGACGCCCTGATCGGCGCGGTCGCCGCGGCCAACCCCCGGACCGTCGTCGTGGTCCGCGCGGGGGCCCCCGTGCTCATGCCGTGGCTCTCCCAGGTCCCCGCGGTGCTCGACATGTGGTACCCGGGCCAGGAGGACGGCAACGCGCTCGCCGCCCTGCTCACCGGGGACGCGGAACCGGGCGGCCGGCTGCCGGTCAGCTTCCCCGCGAGCGACACCCAGACCGCGACCGCGGCTGCCCCCGGCCGCTACCCGGCCGTGAACGGCGTCTACGACTACAGCGAGGGCCTGGACGTCGGCTACCGCTGGTACGACCAGGAGGGGCAGACCCCGCTGTTCCCCTTCGGCTACGGCCTGTCGTACACCACCTTCCGGCAGTCCCACCTCAAGGTGAGCCCGGAGCGGATCGACGCGACCACTCGCGGAAGCGCCAAGGTCACCGTGTCGGTCGACGTGACCAACACCGGCCGGCGCACCGGCACGGACGTGGTGCAGGTCTACCTCGGCCACCCGGCCGGCTCGGGCGAACCGCCCAAGGCGCTCAAGGCGTTCGCCAAGGTGGAGTTGGCCCCCGGCCGCACCAGGACCGTACGGCTCACCCTGACCCAGGACGACCTGCGGGTGTGGGACACCGACGCCCACGACTGGACGGTCCTCAAGGGCCGTTACCCCGTCTATGTCGGCCGGTCGGCCGCCGACACCGCGCTCGCCGGGTCGGTGACCGTGACGAAGACGGTCGGCGCGCAGTACGTCGCCCTGTCCGCCGCGGCGACCACGGACGCGGGCACGACCCAGACCGTGAAGACCACCTTCACCAACACCGGCGACCACACCGTCACCGGGCTGCGGCTCGGGCTGACCGTGCCCAAGGGCTGGACGGCGGCGCCCGCGCCGGGGAGCAGGACCACCGTCACGAGCGTCAAGGCGCACACGTCGGTCGGCGCGTCGTGGACCGTCAAGGCCCCCGCGTCCGCCCCGGCGGGCGACGCCACGCTGACCGCGCGGGCGGACTACGTCCTCGACGGGCGGCAGAGCCGTACCGCCGACGCGACGACCACCGTGCCGTACGCGACCACGGCGGCCGCGTACAACAACACGGGCATCAGCGCCGACAGCGACCCGTCCACCGGGAAGCTGGACCCGGGCGGCTACAGCCTGTCCGCGACGCAGCTCGCGGCGGTCGGCTACACCCCGGGCGCCACGGTGACCGCGAACGGGCTGCCGTACCTCTGGCCCGACACCCGGCCCGGCGACCCGGACAACATCGCGGCCGCAGGGCAGGTGATCCGCGTCCATGGGCAGGGCTCCCGGCTCGGGCTGCTGGGCACGGGCATCGGGGCCGCGCAGTCGGGGACCGTCACGGTGACGTACACCGACGGCACCACCGCGCGGCTCACGGTCGACCTGCCCGACTGGTACAGCAACAAGGCCAGCGGCAACGCCCAGTTGGCGGTCACCACCGCCAACTGGAACCGTCCGCCCGGTGACACGCTCGGCAACCACGCCGTCAGCCTCTACACCACCGGCGGCGCGCTCGACCCGACCAGGACGGTCGCCACGGTGACGCTGCCGGTCAACAGCGGGTTCCACGTGTTCGCGCTGTCCGTGGGCTGA
- a CDS encoding ScbA/BarX family gamma-butyrolactone biosynthesis protein has product MALFAPDLPAALPVAAGHTHKAAPGEILLTGWCPLGEDTFTVTARWPAEHAYYVNRRGAHDPLLVAETVRQCILLLSHAAYGVPLDHRQIWDRLSLTTHPAALAADGRPAVLRLRIVCRDVRRTGGVLRSAALHAEAVRVLDGSEQRLATAHTRFTSHSPTVYRRLRGPYADLGPALERALPVPLPLAPVLVARARPDDVVLAPTPVHRRWQLRCDTAHPVLFDHPVDHVPGMLLLEAARQAAHAFTGAAAAPTRIECAFARFTELDTPAWITAARHPDTDRTHHVTRVAAGQFGTDVVTATVVNPAA; this is encoded by the coding sequence ATGGCTCTCTTCGCTCCTGACCTTCCCGCCGCCCTCCCCGTCGCGGCCGGGCACACCCACAAGGCCGCCCCGGGTGAGATTCTTCTCACCGGCTGGTGCCCGCTCGGCGAGGACACCTTCACCGTGACCGCCCGGTGGCCCGCCGAGCACGCCTACTACGTCAACCGCCGTGGCGCGCACGACCCGTTGCTGGTCGCCGAGACCGTACGCCAGTGCATCCTGCTGCTCTCCCACGCCGCCTACGGCGTCCCCCTCGACCACCGGCAGATCTGGGACCGGCTGTCCCTCACCACCCACCCCGCGGCGCTGGCCGCCGACGGCCGGCCGGCCGTACTGCGGCTGCGGATCGTCTGCCGGGACGTCAGGCGCACCGGCGGCGTACTGCGCTCCGCCGCCCTGCACGCCGAGGCCGTCCGCGTACTCGACGGGTCCGAACAGCGTCTGGCCACCGCGCACACCCGCTTCACCAGCCACTCCCCCACCGTCTACCGGCGGCTGCGCGGCCCCTACGCCGATCTCGGCCCGGCGCTGGAGCGCGCGCTCCCGGTCCCGCTGCCGCTCGCGCCCGTACTCGTCGCCCGCGCCCGGCCCGACGACGTGGTGCTGGCCCCCACCCCCGTGCACCGGCGCTGGCAGCTGCGCTGCGACACCGCCCACCCGGTGCTCTTCGACCACCCGGTCGACCACGTGCCCGGGATGCTGCTGCTCGAAGCCGCCCGGCAGGCCGCGCACGCCTTCACCGGCGCGGCCGCGGCCCCGACCCGTATCGAGTGCGCCTTCGCCCGCTTCACCGAACTCGACACGCCCGCCTGGATCACCGCGGCCCGCCACCCGGACACCGACCGGACCCACCACGTCACCCGGGTCGCCGCCGGGCAGTTCGGCACGGACGTCGTGACCGCGACCGTCGTGAACCCCGCCGCCTGA
- a CDS encoding isochorismatase family protein codes for MTLSTIDPKPALVVIDLQKGLRGYPTVHPFDGVVAQAASLARAFREHGLPVVLVNVTGGAPGRTEAGRARPAGQTPPADFADLVDELDTQADDILVTKQRWGAFHGTPLDERLRELGVTQVVLAGVSTSVGVETTARAAYEHGYHVVLATDAMTDTDADAHANSVDRIFPKLGETTTTRELLDALVKSR; via the coding sequence ATGACCCTGTCCACGATCGACCCGAAGCCCGCGCTCGTCGTCATCGACCTGCAGAAGGGGCTGCGCGGCTACCCGACCGTGCACCCCTTCGACGGTGTCGTAGCGCAGGCGGCGAGCCTGGCCCGGGCGTTCCGCGAGCACGGGCTGCCCGTTGTGCTCGTCAACGTCACGGGCGGGGCCCCCGGCCGTACGGAGGCCGGCAGGGCCCGGCCCGCCGGGCAGACCCCGCCGGCGGACTTCGCCGACCTCGTCGACGAACTGGACACCCAGGCCGACGACATCCTGGTGACCAAGCAGCGCTGGGGTGCCTTCCACGGCACGCCGCTGGACGAGCGGCTGCGCGAACTCGGCGTCACCCAGGTGGTGCTGGCCGGGGTCTCGACCAGCGTCGGCGTCGAGACCACCGCCCGCGCGGCGTACGAGCACGGCTACCACGTCGTGCTGGCCACGGACGCGATGACCGACACGGACGCCGACGCGCACGCCAACAGCGTCGACCGGATCTTCCCGAAGCTCGGCGAGACCACCACGACCCGGGAACTCCTCGACGCTCTCGTCAAGTCCCGCTGA
- a CDS encoding M1 family aminopeptidase: protein MRNRLLSLIAGAGVAGLIVTAAVAGAAQAESSAPDQVRAAGCTPAQAVGNGGFESGSSPWTASSGVITSGGGQSAHSGSRFAWLDGYGTTHTDTLAQTVTVPAGCTAATLTVWLHIDTAETTASTAYDKLTAKLGSTTLATYSNLDAATGYVQRTLDVSSFIGQSASLSFGATEDAGLQTSFVIDDVALNTSGDGTTTPPTTPPTTPPTTPPTTPPASDATRTPASPGYTVSLTSDATGATWNGHESVTFTNASAAPLGDVYLRLWDNYHGSCPSTPITVTNVSGGTPSALSVGCTALDITLPTPLQQGQSGTVGFDLKIVVPSGADRFGRDGQFNFIGNALPLLAIRDAAGWHLDPYTNNGESFYSLAADFQVTLDHPSSLLVPATGTSVDTPGTSGRTVTTATAGKVRDFAWAAGPFSKVSGTSPGGVKVNVYAVSGISSANSQSMLTTSESALDAHAQRFGAYPYGEADAVLDNNFWFGGMEYPGFVLDLVDSTALTHEFGHQWWYGIVGDDEYNSPWLDEAFTDYATDLAQNKTGSNCWNSVSWASSAEKITNSMAYWDAHSSRYSTVVYGYGKCALHDLRRLIGDSAMTTLLRTYAQAHWYGVSTTAEFKAAAQAATSTDLTSFWSQHRIDG, encoded by the coding sequence ATGAGAAACAGACTTCTCTCCCTGATCGCCGGCGCCGGCGTGGCCGGGCTGATCGTCACGGCGGCCGTCGCGGGCGCGGCACAGGCCGAGAGCTCGGCCCCGGACCAGGTCCGGGCGGCCGGCTGCACCCCCGCCCAGGCCGTGGGCAACGGCGGCTTCGAGAGCGGAAGTTCGCCCTGGACGGCGTCCAGCGGGGTGATCACCAGCGGCGGCGGGCAGAGCGCGCACTCGGGCAGCAGGTTCGCCTGGCTGGACGGATACGGCACGACACACACCGACACCCTCGCGCAGACCGTGACCGTACCGGCCGGGTGCACGGCGGCCACGCTCACCGTATGGCTGCACATCGACACCGCCGAGACGACGGCCTCCACGGCGTACGACAAGCTGACGGCGAAGCTCGGCAGTACGACGCTGGCCACGTACTCGAACCTGGACGCGGCGACCGGATACGTCCAACGGACCTTGGACGTCTCGTCGTTCATCGGGCAGAGCGCGAGCCTGTCCTTCGGCGCGACGGAGGACGCGGGGCTCCAGACGAGCTTCGTCATCGACGACGTGGCCCTGAACACCTCGGGGGACGGTACGACGACGCCGCCCACCACGCCGCCCACGACTCCCCCCACCACGCCGCCGACCACTCCCCCGGCCTCGGACGCGACCCGTACGCCCGCCTCGCCCGGCTACACCGTCTCGCTGACCAGCGACGCGACGGGCGCGACGTGGAACGGGCACGAGAGCGTGACCTTCACCAACGCCTCCGCGGCCCCGCTCGGCGACGTGTATCTGCGGCTGTGGGACAACTACCACGGCAGCTGCCCGAGCACGCCGATCACTGTCACCAACGTCAGCGGCGGCACCCCGTCCGCGCTCTCCGTCGGCTGCACGGCGCTGGACATCACGCTGCCCACACCGCTCCAGCAGGGGCAGAGCGGCACGGTCGGGTTCGACCTCAAGATCGTGGTGCCCAGCGGCGCCGACCGGTTCGGGCGCGACGGGCAGTTCAACTTCATCGGCAACGCACTGCCGCTGCTGGCGATCCGGGACGCGGCCGGCTGGCACCTGGACCCGTACACGAACAACGGCGAGTCCTTCTACTCGCTGGCCGCGGACTTCCAGGTGACCCTGGACCACCCGTCGAGCCTGCTGGTGCCCGCGACCGGCACCTCCGTGGACACCCCGGGCACCTCGGGCCGTACGGTGACCACGGCCACGGCGGGCAAGGTACGGGACTTCGCGTGGGCGGCCGGGCCGTTCAGCAAGGTCTCGGGCACCTCGCCCGGCGGCGTGAAGGTGAATGTGTACGCGGTCAGCGGGATCAGCTCGGCCAACTCCCAGTCGATGCTGACCACTTCGGAATCCGCGCTGGACGCCCACGCGCAGCGCTTCGGCGCCTACCCGTACGGCGAGGCGGACGCCGTGCTCGACAACAACTTCTGGTTCGGCGGCATGGAGTACCCCGGCTTCGTCCTCGACCTGGTCGACTCCACCGCGCTCACCCATGAGTTCGGCCACCAGTGGTGGTACGGGATCGTGGGCGACGACGAGTACAACAGCCCCTGGCTGGACGAGGCGTTCACCGACTACGCGACCGATCTCGCCCAGAACAAGACCGGTTCGAACTGCTGGAACAGCGTCTCCTGGGCGTCCTCCGCCGAGAAGATCACCAACTCCATGGCGTACTGGGACGCGCACTCCTCGCGCTACTCCACCGTGGTCTACGGCTACGGCAAGTGCGCGCTGCACGACCTGCGTCGGCTCATCGGCGACAGCGCGATGACCACGCTGCTGCGGACCTACGCGCAGGCGCACTGGTACGGCGTCTCCACCACCGCGGAGTTCAAGGCGGCGGCGCAGGCGGCGACGTCGACCGATCTGACGTCCTTCTGGAGCCAGCACCGCATCGACGGCTGA
- a CDS encoding NAD-dependent epimerase/dehydratase family protein — protein MSARPVVLTGATGFVGSAVLRELTARPELRVRVVGRTEPPAQQGAAPVEFVPADLAEPGSLAGVCAGADVVVHAATYIGPDEERCRTVNQLGSARLVREAAEAGVGRLVLLSTAAVYGEGPHRGIEVDEVAPAPVSAVSRSRLAAEGEFRAAGGTVLRPGLVLGRGDRWVVPALAELVARVPARWEGGAGLHSVVAVDDLARLIAAVATSAEPVAGVHHASHPVPVSTGDLLDVLAAHGVLPPTEGDLPTEGDLPWDRCLEQLRANPGVVSERQFSLLARDHWYRSEDVWRAARCDPGPSALRRVAEAADWYREFVHGRAGDDD, from the coding sequence GTGAGCGCGCGTCCGGTGGTGCTGACGGGCGCGACCGGCTTCGTCGGCTCGGCGGTGCTGCGCGAGCTGACCGCCCGGCCGGAGCTGCGGGTACGGGTGGTGGGCCGTACCGAACCGCCCGCCCAACAGGGCGCCGCGCCCGTGGAGTTCGTACCCGCCGACCTGGCCGAGCCCGGTTCGCTGGCCGGGGTGTGCGCGGGCGCGGACGTCGTCGTGCACGCGGCCACGTACATCGGCCCTGACGAGGAGCGCTGCCGGACGGTCAATCAGCTCGGCAGCGCCCGGCTGGTCCGCGAGGCCGCCGAGGCGGGCGTCGGGCGGCTGGTGCTGCTCTCCACGGCGGCGGTCTACGGCGAGGGGCCGCACCGCGGTATCGAGGTGGACGAGGTGGCGCCCGCGCCCGTGTCGGCGGTCAGCCGCAGCCGGCTGGCGGCCGAGGGGGAGTTCCGCGCGGCGGGCGGCACCGTGCTGCGGCCGGGGCTGGTCCTCGGGCGCGGGGACCGGTGGGTAGTCCCGGCGCTGGCCGAGCTGGTCGCGCGGGTCCCCGCGCGCTGGGAGGGCGGCGCCGGGCTGCACTCGGTGGTGGCCGTCGACGACCTGGCCCGGCTGATCGCGGCCGTCGCCACCTCCGCCGAGCCGGTCGCCGGGGTGCACCACGCGAGCCACCCCGTACCGGTGAGCACCGGCGACCTGCTCGACGTGCTTGCGGCGCACGGGGTGCTCCCGCCCACGGAGGGGGACCTGCCCACGGAGGGGGACCTGCCGTGGGACCGGTGTCTGGAGCAACTGCGCGCCAATCCGGGCGTGGTGAGCGAGCGTCAGTTCTCGCTCCTGGCCCGCGACCACTGGTACCGCAGCGAGGACGTGTGGCGGGCCGCGCGGTGCGACCCGGGACCCTCCGCGCTGCGGCGGGTGGCGGAAGCGGCCGACTGGTACCGGGAGTTCGTCCACGGCCGCGCGGGCGACGACGACTGA
- a CDS encoding ScbR family autoregulator-binding transcription factor — protein MARRQERAIKTRAAIVRAAAEVFDECGFAGASISKIIQRAGTTMGAMYFHFPSKEALAQAVMADQAADMIFEPGRDGLQRLVEISMDVAHQLRTDVLLRAGVRLAVEQGAFGMQDGTAYQWWIDRFTEQLTAAREQGDLLPQVDEAACARMLVGAYSGTQLLSQIMTGREDLPEQVAALWRFVLPGIAEPEAISRLDLETAGPKATT, from the coding sequence ATGGCGCGGCGGCAGGAGCGTGCGATCAAGACGCGGGCGGCGATCGTTCGTGCGGCGGCTGAGGTGTTCGACGAGTGCGGGTTCGCGGGAGCCAGCATCAGCAAGATCATTCAGCGGGCGGGCACGACGATGGGCGCGATGTACTTCCACTTCCCGTCCAAGGAAGCCCTCGCCCAGGCCGTCATGGCGGACCAGGCGGCCGACATGATCTTCGAGCCCGGCCGCGACGGCCTCCAGCGGCTGGTGGAGATCTCGATGGACGTGGCCCACCAGCTGCGCACCGACGTTTTACTGCGAGCAGGGGTACGTCTCGCGGTGGAGCAGGGCGCCTTCGGCATGCAGGACGGCACGGCCTACCAGTGGTGGATCGACCGCTTCACCGAGCAGTTGACGGCCGCGCGCGAACAGGGCGACCTGCTGCCGCAGGTGGACGAGGCGGCCTGCGCCCGGATGCTGGTCGGCGCCTACAGCGGTACGCAGTTGCTCTCGCAGATCATGACCGGGCGGGAGGACCTGCCCGAACAGGTCGCCGCGCTCTGGCGGTTCGTACTGCCCGGAATAGCGGAACCCGAGGCGATCTCCCGCCTCGACCTGGAGACCGCGGGACCCAAGGCGACCACATGA
- a CDS encoding MarR family winged helix-turn-helix transcriptional regulator, with product MSEDPDPDDVAQLLLEGIRQLVRRVRQTQGEGGLTMPESSALARLDRSGPTTSSALAKLEQISPQSMGATFAALEARGLVARQPDPQDGRRVVLSVTDAGREVLRTRRNARVEKLAEALADGFTPEELGRLAAAAPLIERLARSV from the coding sequence ATGAGCGAAGATCCCGACCCGGACGACGTCGCCCAACTGCTGCTGGAGGGCATCAGGCAGCTGGTCCGACGTGTGCGGCAGACGCAGGGCGAGGGCGGGCTGACCATGCCCGAGAGCTCGGCGCTGGCGCGGCTGGACCGGTCGGGGCCGACCACGTCGAGCGCGCTGGCGAAGCTTGAGCAGATCAGCCCGCAGTCGATGGGGGCGACGTTCGCCGCGCTGGAGGCACGCGGCCTGGTGGCGCGGCAACCCGATCCCCAGGACGGCAGACGGGTGGTCCTGTCGGTCACCGACGCGGGCCGCGAGGTGCTGCGGACCAGGCGGAACGCCCGGGTGGAGAAGCTGGCCGAGGCGCTGGCCGACGGCTTCACGCCCGAGGAGCTGGGCCGGCTGGCGGCGGCCGCACCGCTGATCGAGCGGCTGGCCCGGAGCGTCTGA
- a CDS encoding TetR family transcriptional regulator translates to MLSLSQERAERTRHRLVQAAATEFSCHGYQGTSLVRISKAAGVTMGALTFHFPAKVDLADAVYADATTAARAAVEHAHASGEPPLQTVVNITHALSRLLREQDTVRAAVRLGRENRPTKADLSDLWMPRVRGLLHQAHADKELHPHATPDVVLAMVGALIAAFELLDCPHQVEGSNGPPLSDVWNLLMPAVSAGGHTVHPYSTTP, encoded by the coding sequence GTGCTTTCGCTGAGCCAGGAACGAGCCGAGCGCACCCGGCACCGCCTTGTGCAGGCGGCCGCCACGGAGTTCTCCTGCCACGGCTACCAGGGCACCTCACTCGTCCGCATCAGCAAGGCGGCCGGGGTCACCATGGGGGCGCTGACCTTTCACTTCCCGGCCAAGGTGGATCTGGCGGACGCGGTGTACGCGGACGCCACGACGGCCGCGCGCGCCGCGGTCGAGCACGCCCACGCGAGCGGTGAACCGCCCTTGCAGACCGTCGTCAACATCACCCACGCGCTGTCCCGGCTGTTGCGCGAACAGGACACCGTACGGGCCGCCGTGCGCCTCGGCCGGGAGAACCGGCCGACCAAGGCCGATCTGAGCGACCTGTGGATGCCCCGGGTCCGCGGGCTGCTGCACCAGGCGCACGCGGACAAGGAGTTGCATCCGCACGCCACGCCCGACGTCGTGCTGGCGATGGTCGGCGCGCTCATCGCCGCTTTCGAACTGCTGGACTGCCCGCACCAGGTGGAGGGGTCGAACGGTCCGCCGCTGAGCGACGTGTGGAATCTGCTGATGCCGGCGGTGAGCGCGGGGGGTCACACCGTCCACCCGTACAGCACCACGCCGTAG
- a CDS encoding carbohydrate-binding domain-containing protein, with protein sequence MKRLLMFAMSALLAFIGAALVHAPTASAANAPNGYPYCANGSASDPDGDGWGWENNQSCVVRGGRADTGSSTGGSNSGGTTGGSGGTTACPSGATCGSYTVSGLGSRKQQVRNAGGNSLDLAVAMLETDTMNSNYAYGDNKTGDAANFGIFKQNWMMLRAACSQFSGQSASQWNNGAALNSNLSSDVNCLHQSQNHYGINTWFAGHRNGSSGLSNPNTTDINNYKNAVYWIQTQINNNSANLTNDTRFWVQVPAI encoded by the coding sequence ATGAAACGTCTGCTCATGTTCGCGATGTCCGCACTGCTCGCCTTCATCGGTGCCGCCCTGGTGCACGCCCCGACGGCCAGCGCGGCGAACGCGCCGAACGGCTACCCGTACTGTGCGAACGGCAGCGCCAGTGACCCCGACGGGGACGGCTGGGGCTGGGAGAACAACCAGTCCTGCGTCGTACGCGGCGGCCGCGCGGACACCGGCTCCAGTACGGGTGGCTCCAACTCCGGTGGCACGACCGGTGGTTCGGGCGGCACCACGGCATGTCCCTCCGGCGCGACCTGCGGCTCGTACACCGTCAGCGGCCTCGGCTCCCGCAAGCAGCAGGTGCGCAACGCGGGCGGCAACTCGCTCGACCTCGCCGTCGCCATGCTGGAGACCGACACCATGAACAGCAACTACGCCTACGGCGACAACAAGACCGGCGACGCCGCCAACTTCGGCATCTTCAAGCAGAACTGGATGATGCTGCGGGCCGCGTGCAGCCAGTTCTCCGGTCAGAGCGCGAGCCAGTGGAACAACGGCGCCGCCCTCAACAGCAACCTCAGCTCGGACGTCAACTGCCTCCACCAGAGCCAGAACCACTACGGCATCAACACCTGGTTCGCCGGTCACCGCAACGGCTCCTCGGGCCTGAGCAACCCGAACACGACCGACATCAACAACTACAAGAACGCCGTCTACTGGATTCAGACCCAGATCAACAACAACTCCGCCAACCTCACGAACGACACCCGCTTCTGGGTGCAGGTCCCGGCGATCTGA